The following proteins are co-located in the Trichormus variabilis 0441 genome:
- a CDS encoding carbohydrate ABC transporter permease, translated as MPKISTKSWLDNDTFAAWTFLAPAVILLGLFVLWPIAYLFYLSFTAGSFTSTGTYWVGFKNYWRLLLNPDFWQVIGNTVYFTVASVIPSLVIPLGLAVLLNRSMALRGVLRSAYFLPSIISLVAAGLGFRWLFQTSGPVNAFLNIFGIPAISWLGDTFWAMPVLIILSIWKQLGFNMVVFLAGLQAIPPSRYEAAELDGANGWRQFWHITLPGLRPTLIFATVTTAIFTLRSFEQVYVMTGGGPLNTTNLLVYYIYQEAFGQFDFGYAAAAATVLLAMALVLVYLQLRTWEEEV; from the coding sequence ATGCCAAAAATATCCACTAAGTCATGGTTAGACAATGATACATTCGCCGCTTGGACTTTTCTTGCCCCGGCTGTAATTTTGTTGGGTTTATTTGTCCTGTGGCCTATTGCCTATCTGTTTTATCTAAGCTTTACTGCTGGTAGTTTCACTTCCACAGGTACATATTGGGTAGGTTTCAAGAACTACTGGCGATTGTTACTTAACCCTGATTTTTGGCAAGTTATTGGCAACACCGTCTACTTTACCGTAGCTTCTGTAATCCCCAGCTTAGTGATTCCCTTGGGGCTGGCAGTTTTATTGAACCGTTCTATGGCCTTGCGGGGGGTGCTACGTAGTGCCTATTTTCTGCCATCAATTATTTCTCTGGTTGCTGCTGGGTTAGGCTTTCGTTGGTTGTTTCAAACCTCTGGCCCGGTAAACGCATTTTTAAATATATTTGGCATCCCAGCAATTTCTTGGTTAGGCGATACATTTTGGGCAATGCCTGTACTAATTATTTTAAGTATTTGGAAACAACTAGGGTTTAATATGGTGGTGTTCTTGGCAGGATTGCAAGCCATTCCCCCCAGTCGCTACGAAGCCGCAGAATTAGATGGTGCCAATGGTTGGCGACAATTTTGGCATATCACCCTACCAGGATTAAGACCTACTTTAATCTTTGCCACTGTCACCACGGCTATTTTCACATTGCGGAGTTTTGAGCAAGTTTACGTAATGACCGGTGGAGGCCCCTTAAATACAACCAACTTACTGGTTTACTACATTTACCAAGAAGCTTTCGGACAATTCGATTTTGGTTACGCTGCCGCCGCCGCAACAGTACTGTTAGCTATGGCTTTGGTTCTTGTGTATTTACAATTGCGTACTTGGGAAGAGGAAGTATGA
- the purN gene encoding phosphoribosylglycinamide formyltransferase, with amino-acid sequence MTLRSDSTFSLVSPSINTHQFSHGAPVKLGVMASGSGSNFEAVAQAIEDQQLNAQIQVLIYNNPTAKAATRAANRGIETVLLNHREYKNREVLDQKIVETLRQYDVEWIVLAGWMRVVTSVLIDAFPRKIINIHPSLLPSFKGIHAVEQALEAQVKITGCTVHLVSLEVDSGPILMQAAVPILTDDTAETLHARIQIQEHRILPQAIALATQNNRTYA; translated from the coding sequence ATGACCCTCCGCTCTGATTCTACCTTTAGCCTTGTTTCTCCCAGCATTAATACACACCAATTTTCTCATGGCGCTCCTGTGAAACTGGGGGTAATGGCTTCTGGTAGTGGTAGCAATTTTGAGGCAGTTGCTCAAGCTATTGAAGACCAGCAACTCAATGCCCAAATCCAAGTTTTAATTTACAATAATCCCACGGCTAAAGCAGCAACTAGAGCAGCTAATAGAGGAATAGAAACGGTTTTGTTAAACCACCGGGAATACAAAAATCGGGAAGTTCTTGATCAAAAAATTGTTGAAACTCTACGGCAATATGATGTGGAATGGATAGTTTTAGCTGGTTGGATGCGTGTGGTGACATCGGTTTTAATTGATGCCTTTCCCCGGAAGATTATTAATATTCACCCTAGTTTGTTACCTAGTTTTAAAGGCATTCACGCTGTGGAACAAGCTTTAGAGGCTCAGGTAAAAATTACAGGCTGCACTGTGCATTTAGTTTCTCTAGAAGTGGATAGCGGGCCGATTTTGATGCAGGCGGCCGTGCCAATATTAACCGATGACACAGCAGAAACACTCCACGCCAGAATTCAGATTCAGGAACACCGTATATTACCACAGGCGATCGCTCTGGCGACTCAAAATAATAGGACTTACGCATGA
- a CDS encoding CPBP family intramembrane glutamic endopeptidase, translating into MVEQQKQEPEIPYLTRTQVLVAMGVTAVLLWTVAKLWLRFGNFLLFEWHWYPRDFLLGLGVGLIITVLSGLAYSFWKAYRRSADYYLELVLKPLAWPDLIWLGLLPGLSEELLFRGVMLPALGLDHFAVIGSSLCFGILHLSGSQQWPYVIWATIVGVILGYSALWSGNLLVPIVAHIMTNLVSSCLWKLRQS; encoded by the coding sequence GTGGTTGAACAACAAAAACAAGAACCAGAAATTCCATACTTAACACGTACCCAAGTGCTAGTGGCGATGGGTGTAACTGCCGTCTTGTTGTGGACAGTTGCTAAACTATGGTTACGCTTTGGGAACTTTTTGTTATTTGAATGGCATTGGTACCCAAGAGATTTTTTGCTGGGGCTTGGTGTAGGGTTAATTATTACTGTTTTAAGTGGGCTAGCTTATAGTTTTTGGAAGGCATACCGCAGAAGCGCCGACTATTATTTAGAATTAGTGCTGAAACCCTTAGCTTGGCCTGACTTAATTTGGTTGGGGTTACTACCAGGATTAAGTGAAGAATTATTATTTCGCGGTGTTATGTTACCCGCTTTAGGCTTAGATCATTTCGCCGTTATTGGTTCTAGTTTATGCTTTGGAATTCTGCACCTGAGTGGTTCCCAACAATGGCCTTACGTCATTTGGGCAACCATTGTTGGGGTCATACTGGGGTATAGTGCCTTGTGGAGTGGTAACTTGCTAGTGCCAATTGTGGCTCATATCATGACCAATTTGGTTTCTAGTTGTTTGTGGAAACTACGCCAGTCTTAG
- a CDS encoding DUF3326 domain-containing protein, with protein sequence MNRPYTAILIVPTGIGAAIGGYAGDALPIARLIAQVCDRLITHPNVINGASLYWNIPNSFYVEGYGLDKFASGYWGLRPVRNNKIGLLLDQGIEPDLRLRHLQAADAARATLGLTITDHVITDAPLNVELRTAPSGASWGTIGNPDSLLRAAEILINKNGAEAIAIVARFPDDMNEEAAQNYRHGKGVDPIAGAEAVISHLVVRNFHIPCAHSPALAPEPPYPGLSPRSAAEELGYTFLPSVLVGLSRAPQFILKKELSQSHLEDIWAEQVDAIIMPATACGSSALLSLSQKQCQIITVEENQTQIQVPAQALGIKSTQVKSYLEAVGLIVAHKAGINPKSLCQ encoded by the coding sequence ATGAATCGTCCTTACACTGCTATCTTGATTGTACCTACTGGTATTGGTGCAGCGATTGGGGGATATGCGGGGGATGCTTTACCTATTGCTAGATTAATAGCACAGGTTTGCGATCGCCTGATCACTCACCCCAACGTTATTAACGGTGCTAGTTTATACTGGAATATCCCTAACTCTTTCTATGTGGAAGGTTATGGGCTTGATAAATTCGCCTCTGGATACTGGGGTTTGCGTCCGGTACGCAATAATAAAATTGGGTTACTTTTAGACCAAGGCATTGAGCCAGATTTAAGACTACGACACCTCCAAGCCGCCGATGCAGCGCGCGCAACTTTAGGCTTAACCATCACAGACCATGTAATTACAGATGCGCCCTTGAATGTAGAATTACGGACTGCACCATCAGGGGCAAGTTGGGGGACAATTGGCAACCCCGATAGTTTATTACGAGCGGCGGAAATATTAATTAATAAAAATGGGGCAGAAGCGATCGCCATTGTCGCCCGTTTCCCTGATGATATGAATGAGGAAGCAGCACAAAACTACCGCCACGGTAAAGGCGTAGACCCCATAGCTGGTGCAGAAGCAGTCATTAGCCATTTAGTAGTCAGAAACTTTCACATTCCTTGCGCCCATTCCCCCGCTTTAGCGCCAGAACCCCCATATCCAGGCTTATCACCCCGTTCTGCGGCAGAAGAACTAGGTTATACTTTCTTACCGAGCGTACTCGTAGGTTTAAGCCGCGCACCACAATTTATATTAAAGAAAGAGTTAAGCCAATCTCACCTAGAAGACATTTGGGCAGAGCAGGTGGATGCTATTATCATGCCAGCAACAGCCTGCGGTAGCAGCGCCTTACTCAGCCTAAGCCAAAAGCAATGCCAGATTATCACTGTAGAGGAAAATCAAACCCAAATTCAAGTCCCTGCCCAAGCCTTAGGAATTAAATCCACACAAGTAAAATCTTATTTAGAAGCAGTCGGCTTAATAGTAGCTCACAAAGCAGGCATTAATCCAAAGTCTCTTTGTCAGTAG
- a CDS encoding 2Fe-2S iron-sulfur cluster-binding protein, producing MSKTYTVEILHQGKTHTLQVPEDKTILSVADEQGLDLPSSCHAGVCTTCAGQIITGTVDQTDGMGVSPELQQQGYALLCVAYPRSDLKIETEKEDTVYQKQFGK from the coding sequence ATGTCTAAAACATACACCGTTGAGATTCTCCACCAAGGCAAAACCCACACTTTACAAGTTCCTGAAGACAAAACCATTTTATCAGTTGCAGATGAACAAGGGCTAGATTTACCTAGTTCTTGCCATGCTGGTGTTTGTACAACTTGTGCTGGTCAAATTATTACCGGAACTGTAGATCAAACTGATGGTATGGGGGTTAGCCCAGAACTACAACAACAAGGTTACGCATTACTTTGTGTAGCTTATCCTCGTTCCGATTTGAAAATTGAAACCGAAAAAGAAGACACTGTTTATCAAAAGCAATTCGGTAAGTAA
- the acnB gene encoding bifunctional aconitate hydratase 2/2-methylisocitrate dehydratase, which yields MLESYRQHVAERAALGIPPLPLDAKQTSELCELLKNPPKGEEDTLLHLLRDRVSPGVDPAAYVKAGFLTAIAKQEVKSPIISSIDAVQLLGTMVGGYNVQSLIELLQFATVSVSDSSETPLVMGGEGKEPIAAYAAAALSKTLLVYDAFHDIVELAKTNPYAKRVVDSWAAAEWFTSRPQLPEYINVTVFKVPGETNTDDLSPATHATTRPDIPLHALAMLESRQPGSLETITELKKKGHPVAYVGDVVGTGSSRKSAINSVLWHTGEDIPFVPNKRAGGYILGGAIAPIFFNTAEDAGALPIQCDVTKLETGMVITIYPYKGEITNEDGEVISTFTLKPDTILDEVRAGGRIPLLIGRTLTDKTRQALGLEPSTLFIRPQPPADTGKGYTLAQKMVGKACGLPGVRPGTSCEPIMTTVGSQDTTGPMTRDELKELACLGFSADLVLQTFCHTAAYPKPVDIKTHHELPDFFSSRAGVALRPGDGIIHSWLNRMLLPDTVGTGGDSHTRFPLGISFPAGSGLVAFAGALGVMPLDMPESVLVRFKGELQPGITLRDIVNAIPYVAIQQGLLTVEKENKKNIFSGRIMEIEGLPDLKVEQAFELTDATAERSCAGSTIKLSVETVAEYLRSNVALLKNMIARGYQDSRTLLRRIAKMEEWLANPVLLEGDADAEYAAIIEIDLNDIKEPIVAAPNDPDNVKLLSEVANDPVQEVFLGSCMTNIGHYRATAKVLEGAGEVKTRLWIAPPTRMDEHQLKEEGVYSIFGAAGARTEMPGCSLCMGNQARVADGTTVFSTSTRNFNNRMGKGARVYLGSAELAAVCALLGRIPTVQEYLDIVASKIHPFADNLYRYLNFDQIVGFEDEGRVISKEEQALLL from the coding sequence ATGCTGGAATCATACCGTCAACACGTTGCCGAAAGAGCAGCACTAGGCATTCCGCCCTTACCGTTGGATGCAAAACAAACTTCAGAATTATGTGAATTGCTGAAGAATCCACCAAAGGGTGAAGAAGATACATTATTACATTTATTGCGCGATCGCGTTTCCCCTGGTGTTGATCCGGCGGCTTACGTCAAAGCTGGATTTCTCACCGCCATTGCCAAACAAGAAGTCAAAAGTCCCATCATTTCGTCCATAGACGCGGTGCAGTTGTTGGGAACAATGGTAGGCGGCTATAATGTGCAATCCTTAATCGAGTTGCTGCAATTCGCCACAGTATCCGTCTCTGACTCTTCCGAAACACCCTTAGTTATGGGTGGAGAAGGCAAAGAACCCATAGCAGCCTACGCCGCCGCCGCCCTCAGCAAAACCTTGCTGGTGTATGATGCTTTTCACGATATTGTGGAACTAGCAAAAACCAACCCCTACGCTAAACGGGTAGTTGATTCTTGGGCAGCAGCCGAGTGGTTTACATCTCGCCCCCAACTGCCAGAATATATTAACGTCACAGTCTTTAAAGTACCAGGGGAAACCAACACCGACGATTTATCCCCCGCTACCCACGCCACCACTCGCCCAGATATTCCCTTACACGCCCTAGCAATGCTAGAGTCAAGGCAACCTGGAAGCTTAGAAACTATTACTGAATTGAAGAAAAAAGGACATCCCGTTGCTTACGTCGGCGATGTAGTCGGTACTGGTTCTTCTCGCAAATCGGCGATTAACTCAGTTTTGTGGCATACAGGCGAAGATATTCCATTTGTACCCAACAAACGCGCTGGGGGGTATATTTTAGGTGGGGCGATCGCTCCCATCTTTTTCAACACTGCTGAAGATGCCGGTGCTTTGCCTATCCAGTGCGATGTCACCAAGTTAGAAACTGGTATGGTGATTACCATCTATCCCTACAAAGGCGAAATCACCAACGAAGACGGCGAAGTTATTTCTACCTTCACCCTCAAACCAGACACCATCCTCGATGAAGTCCGCGCCGGTGGACGCATCCCCCTACTAATCGGCCGTACCCTCACCGACAAAACCCGTCAAGCCCTTGGTTTAGAACCCAGCACTTTATTTATCCGTCCCCAGCCACCAGCAGACACAGGTAAAGGCTACACCCTAGCCCAGAAAATGGTAGGTAAAGCCTGCGGTTTACCAGGTGTCCGTCCCGGTACATCTTGCGAACCCATCATGACTACCGTTGGTTCCCAGGATACCACCGGCCCCATGACCCGCGACGAATTAAAAGAACTGGCTTGTTTAGGTTTCAGTGCTGATTTAGTCCTGCAAACCTTCTGTCATACCGCCGCCTATCCCAAACCCGTAGACATCAAAACTCACCACGAACTACCAGATTTCTTCTCTTCCCGCGCGGGTGTCGCCTTACGTCCCGGTGATGGTATCATTCACTCTTGGCTCAACCGGATGCTGTTACCCGACACCGTCGGTACAGGTGGCGACTCTCATACCCGCTTCCCCTTGGGTATTTCCTTCCCCGCAGGTTCCGGGTTAGTCGCCTTTGCTGGTGCGTTGGGTGTGATGCCCTTGGATATGCCAGAATCAGTTTTGGTACGATTCAAAGGCGAATTGCAACCAGGAATTACCTTGCGAGATATTGTCAACGCCATTCCCTACGTCGCCATTCAACAAGGTTTACTCACAGTCGAGAAGGAGAACAAGAAAAATATCTTCTCTGGACGCATCATGGAAATTGAAGGCTTACCAGACTTAAAAGTCGAACAAGCCTTTGAACTTACCGATGCTACCGCCGAACGTTCTTGCGCCGGTTCCACCATTAAACTGAGTGTTGAAACAGTCGCCGAATATCTGCGTTCCAACGTAGCCTTACTGAAGAACATGATTGCACGGGGTTATCAAGACTCCCGCACCCTCCTACGCCGTATCGCCAAAATGGAAGAATGGTTAGCCAACCCAGTGTTATTAGAAGGCGATGCAGATGCGGAATATGCAGCCATAATTGAAATTGATTTAAACGACATCAAAGAACCAATTGTCGCTGCTCCCAACGACCCCGATAATGTTAAGTTATTATCAGAAGTTGCTAATGACCCAGTACAAGAAGTATTCCTTGGTTCTTGTATGACAAACATTGGTCATTATCGCGCCACAGCCAAAGTTTTGGAAGGTGCAGGAGAAGTCAAAACTCGCCTGTGGATAGCACCACCAACCCGCATGGATGAACACCAATTAAAAGAGGAAGGTGTATACAGCATTTTTGGTGCGGCTGGTGCAAGAACAGAAATGCCTGGATGCAGTTTATGTATGGGAAATCAGGCGCGAGTTGCTGACGGAACCACAGTATTTTCTACCTCTACCCGCAACTTTAATAACCGCATGGGTAAAGGTGCGCGAGTGTATTTAGGTTCTGCTGAATTAGCAGCAGTTTGCGCGTTATTAGGTCGCATCCCCACAGTACAAGAATATCTTGATATTGTGGCAAGTAAGATTCATCCTTTTGCTGATAACTTATATCGGTATTTGAACTTTGATCAAATAGTCGGTTTTGAGGATGAAGGGCGGGTGATTTCTAAGGAGGAGCAAGCTTTGTTGCTATAG
- a CDS encoding AIPR family protein, translating to MIDPVINSFVQQYLTEYEIESEGEYTDFELFANYCVFSSFNRRTEDFDVTKVHTGQTKDTGLDGIGIFIDDVLVNSEEDAEQIIGDNKNRTLKLKFIFVQAKLKNSFEFEVVKKTIDAVQDFFADYRDIQPIYSRSEQVKEKAALASYLLKKYIINTRDKKPECHIYYICISHKDADSTIKLKQARLVKELEEKLRFLSGINFYLWGSDKIEKLYRQTKRQVEATIRVSKYFTLKVPGVKRAYITAVSFEQFKNIILDEDKNIRDVIFYDNIRGFLGVGEDNSINEAIKETLKSTEEVNLFPLLNNGITIITHNLNIIDDDKYQLIDYQVVNGCQTSHVLDMCKDFPNIDDIIIPVRIIETDDDNIRNKIIKATNSQTEVKKELLAALSDFNKKLEECYESQEPRHSKYLYYERRPGQFFNQSVIKTRIIKIQPQIKSFTAMFLDEPHKVKYFDQKLIDRIGSDIFHKDHYPIAYYTSSWAFYQLNSLYKKPSFNRNYNKKDTSTVVKYYLLMIFKYLAIPGDCVSCKNKKEIERYCNELLRILDKTEESEKIFVEANNKLISFAQKYSQQNFKSISPDYEKICKQESWTDFILTEMGITNKNLSKERQKAITDKQGTLPL from the coding sequence ATGATAGACCCAGTAATAAATAGTTTCGTTCAACAATACCTAACAGAATATGAAATAGAATCAGAGGGTGAATACACAGATTTTGAGTTATTCGCTAATTATTGTGTGTTTTCATCTTTCAATCGTAGAACAGAAGACTTTGATGTCACTAAAGTCCACACAGGACAAACTAAAGACACAGGATTAGATGGTATAGGTATTTTTATTGATGATGTTTTAGTTAATTCTGAAGAAGATGCAGAACAGATTATTGGCGATAACAAGAATAGAACTTTGAAATTAAAATTCATTTTTGTTCAAGCAAAACTAAAAAATAGCTTTGAATTTGAAGTTGTTAAAAAAACTATTGATGCAGTACAAGATTTCTTTGCTGATTATAGGGATATACAACCTATATATTCAAGAAGTGAGCAGGTTAAAGAAAAAGCTGCTCTAGCATCTTATTTACTTAAAAAGTATATTATAAATACACGAGACAAGAAACCAGAGTGTCATATATACTATATTTGTATTTCTCATAAAGATGCTGATTCTACAATTAAACTTAAACAAGCAAGACTTGTTAAAGAACTAGAAGAAAAATTAAGGTTTTTGTCAGGAATTAATTTTTACCTATGGGGATCTGACAAAATTGAAAAACTATATAGACAAACCAAGCGTCAAGTCGAAGCTACAATTAGAGTCAGTAAGTATTTTACTTTAAAAGTTCCAGGAGTAAAAAGAGCTTATATAACAGCAGTATCTTTTGAACAGTTTAAAAATATAATTTTGGATGAAGATAAAAATATTAGAGATGTTATTTTTTATGATAATATTAGAGGTTTTTTAGGAGTAGGAGAAGATAATTCAATAAATGAAGCCATAAAAGAAACTCTAAAATCAACAGAAGAAGTAAATCTTTTCCCACTGCTAAATAATGGAATAACAATTATTACGCACAATTTAAATATCATAGATGATGATAAATACCAATTAATTGATTATCAGGTTGTTAATGGTTGTCAAACCAGTCATGTTTTAGATATGTGTAAAGACTTTCCTAACATAGATGATATAATAATACCTGTTAGAATCATTGAAACAGATGATGACAATATCAGAAATAAAATAATAAAAGCAACAAATTCCCAAACAGAAGTTAAAAAAGAATTACTTGCAGCTTTATCTGATTTTAATAAAAAATTAGAAGAATGTTATGAAAGTCAAGAACCGAGACATAGTAAATATCTTTACTATGAAAGAAGACCAGGACAGTTTTTTAATCAAAGCGTTATTAAAACTAGGATTATTAAGATCCAACCTCAGATCAAAAGTTTTACCGCAATGTTTTTAGATGAGCCTCATAAAGTCAAATATTTTGATCAAAAGTTAATTGATAGAATTGGAAGTGATATTTTTCACAAGGATCATTATCCAATAGCATATTACACAAGTTCATGGGCGTTTTATCAGTTGAACTCTCTGTATAAAAAACCATCATTTAATAGAAATTATAATAAGAAAGATACCTCAACAGTGGTTAAGTATTATTTGTTAATGATTTTTAAATATCTTGCTATTCCTGGTGATTGTGTAAGTTGTAAAAACAAAAAAGAAATTGAAAGATATTGTAATGAATTACTTCGTATTCTTGATAAAACTGAAGAATCAGAAAAAATCTTTGTTGAAGCTAATAATAAATTAATTAGTTTTGCTCAAAAATACAGTCAGCAAAATTTTAAATCTATCTCACCAGACTACGAAAAAATCTGTAAACAAGAATCTTGGACTGATTTTATTTTGACAGAAATGGGAATCACAAATAAAAATCTTTCAAAAGAGAGGCAAAAAGCAATAACGGATAAACAAGGAACTCTTCCTTTGTAA
- a CDS encoding endonuclease domain-containing protein — protein sequence MNNPTPKKDQTNNIVIGQRINPNKMQLAKEFRRQMTPAEKILWQHLRSNRLNGLHFRRQQIIDGFIADFYCHAARLVIEVDGKIHELQAEYDAERDRVLLARGLRLLRIRNEEVVQEIDRVLMLIAQVCDEET from the coding sequence ATGAATAATCCAACACCGAAAAAAGACCAAACTAACAATATAGTTATCGGACAAAGAATAAACCCAAATAAAATGCAGCTTGCTAAAGAATTTCGTCGCCAAATGACACCAGCAGAAAAAATTCTTTGGCAACATCTTCGCAGTAATCGTCTCAATGGTTTACACTTTCGTCGTCAGCAAATTATTGATGGTTTTATTGCAGATTTTTACTGTCACGCCGCTAGATTAGTGATAGAGGTGGATGGAAAAATTCATGAATTACAAGCTGAATATGATGCAGAACGTGACAGGGTTTTGTTAGCTAGAGGATTGCGTTTGTTGAGGATTAGAAATGAGGAAGTTGTACAGGAAATTGATCGAGTTTTGATGCTGATTGCTCAGGTTTGTGATGAAGAGACCTAA
- a CDS encoding Hsp70 family protein, translating to MAIAIDFGTSNTVIARWNPVTQQPETITLPGLSIQQSLNPPLIPSLVYVEDANQAKILIGQQVRDRGLDLKGDTRFFRSFKRGIGADIQGFLPELDGQIVTFEQVGQWFLTEVIQQLAPLEGGLDSLVLTVPVDSFEAYRYWLGQVCQALPVEQVRMLDEPTAAALGYGLADQEILLVVDFGGGTLDLSLVQLNKSAQTNTKPVGFLLKWGNKSLAEESKQKTKTARVLAKAGQNLGGTDIDNWLVDYFTKTQGLAVSPLTTRLAERIKIQLSTQNQASEVYFDDENFESYELELNRDTLESILKEHSFFEQLDDAMANLLQQARRQGIELADINAVLLVGGTVQLPAVQTWVKQYFQPDKIRCEKPFEAIAQGALQLSQGVEIKDFLYHSYGVRYWDRRNQRHSWHSIIKAGQGYPMTQPVELVLGASLENQPSIELILGELGTETGGTEVYFDGDRLITRRLDTGVTSVKPLNDKEGARTIAQLTPPGFPGSDRIKILFQVDEQRFLRITVEDLLTNDTLLENQLVAQLS from the coding sequence ATGGCGATCGCGATTGACTTTGGTACAAGTAACACTGTAATTGCTCGTTGGAACCCCGTCACCCAACAACCAGAAACCATCACCTTACCTGGCTTATCCATCCAGCAAAGCCTTAATCCCCCATTAATTCCCAGCTTGGTTTATGTAGAAGATGCCAACCAAGCTAAAATCTTAATAGGGCAACAAGTACGCGATCGCGGTCTTGACCTCAAAGGTGATACTCGATTCTTTCGCAGCTTCAAACGAGGAATTGGGGCAGATATCCAAGGCTTTTTACCAGAACTAGACGGGCAAATTGTCACCTTTGAACAAGTCGGACAATGGTTCCTCACCGAAGTTATTCAACAACTAGCACCCCTAGAAGGCGGCTTAGATTCCCTAGTATTAACCGTCCCCGTTGATAGCTTTGAAGCTTATCGTTATTGGTTAGGTCAAGTCTGCCAAGCCCTACCTGTGGAACAAGTGCGGATGTTAGATGAACCCACAGCCGCCGCTTTGGGTTATGGTTTAGCAGACCAAGAAATTCTCTTAGTAGTTGACTTTGGTGGCGGGACATTAGATTTATCCCTCGTCCAGTTAAATAAAAGCGCCCAAACAAATACTAAACCTGTAGGATTCTTACTCAAATGGGGTAATAAATCCCTAGCAGAAGAATCTAAACAAAAAACCAAAACTGCCCGTGTATTGGCGAAAGCCGGGCAGAATTTAGGGGGTACAGATATTGATAATTGGTTAGTAGATTACTTTACCAAAACTCAAGGATTGGCGGTAAGTCCTTTAACAACGCGACTAGCAGAAAGGATAAAAATTCAACTATCAACCCAAAACCAAGCCAGCGAAGTTTATTTTGATGATGAAAACTTTGAAAGTTACGAATTGGAATTAAATCGGGATACTCTAGAAAGCATCCTCAAAGAACACAGTTTTTTTGAGCAGTTAGATGATGCAATGGCTAATTTATTACAACAAGCACGCCGCCAAGGAATAGAATTAGCAGATATTAACGCAGTGTTATTAGTTGGCGGTACAGTACAACTCCCCGCAGTGCAGACATGGGTAAAGCAATATTTTCAGCCAGATAAAATCCGTTGCGAAAAACCATTTGAGGCGATCGCTCAAGGTGCATTGCAACTATCTCAAGGCGTAGAAATCAAAGATTTTCTCTATCATAGCTACGGTGTGCGCTATTGGGATCGTCGTAATCAACGCCACAGTTGGCATTCAATTATTAAGGCTGGGCAAGGCTACCCCATGACTCAGCCAGTAGAATTGGTCTTAGGCGCTTCTTTGGAGAATCAACCAAGTATTGAATTAATCTTGGGTGAGTTAGGTACAGAGACAGGTGGAACAGAAGTATATTTTGATGGCGATCGCTTAATTACCCGCCGCCTAGATACTGGTGTCACCAGTGTTAAACCCCTCAACGACAAAGAAGGCGCAAGAACCATAGCCCAACTCACACCCCCAGGATTTCCGGGGAGCGATCGTATTAAAATCTTGTTTCAAGTTGATGAACAGCGCTTTTTACGTATCACCGTTGAAGATTTATTGACTAATGATACTTTGCTAGAAAATCAACTGGTGGCACAGTTGAGTTAA